DNA sequence from the Parambassis ranga chromosome 1, fParRan2.1, whole genome shotgun sequence genome:
acatctgcaggaaactctgTGGAAACCCAGCTCTGTGGTTGCCTTCAGTCAGCACTCAAAGAGCAAACCATAGTCACCGAGCTTCTGGAGAAAGAATTAAGGAAGGGCTACATCATAGGGCCTTTTATACAGAGAatgcaatttcgattctctgtacggccaacctgatctcacagaaatacaagacatacacacggattgttaacactgcattACGTGGCACCAACATGAAAtgtagtgaaattacgtgcaggcaccacggaaaactgtctccacagaaaagtcaatgcggggcattttcgtagggacaccacagtttttttaatacgtgtggacaccacggacatgagcGCCAATAGACATGAACGAGGGATGGTTCGTATCTGCTGCTTGAAGGCCGCTTCCTCAGCCGGACTGTATGGAAAACATTATTCTTTTCGATCCCATATGCAGTTAGCTAAAGAGTGCACgttctctgtttttaaatgaaagaaaatgacgATCTATATGGAAAGACTACACAGTGAGTCAAATGTGCTgatttgattacagtcatgtcgCTTTGACAATTCATGCATTTCTCTAAGCGATTTGGcccttacagttttttctgattgcttaaacactaacaatgattcttatagcacaatttctaaaactattaatagttttaacaaaatcactcactgagtttgcaaaactaaaagcaaaaaaactgctttacactcaatttgcacttttgtaacacacaatttgcaattgtataaatataatccacttcacagcactctttttgctgaactgtaaacacaactcactgctttacacacaacttccaaatgatcaacacactcctagtcaaactacacacatttatggctggtatttacactattttgccaactgtctggctacactgtcacatgtgagaactgttttacatcattagttcactttgcaatcagcatgagatctgtaaataagccacaggtaagcttcagtgtggagaacaatggagggagaagaagactgagaagagagagaattagaggaggatgaggacatgaggaagcaggaggaagattacatattactaagcacacaatgtgccaactacacactgatggtattaactgaaaacacatctggcttttgctttctctgtgcataaggtctgtccatgtgaggtcaaacttttgtcataaatagttctgtaaacacacagggattcaaatttcaagtatgaatgtttattcacacacatcaaaacaaacacaagaaaacatacaatttcactgaaagagagagaaaatcagtctcattgtctctctgggtccggccacagaatttcatcaacgtcgcatgcaatgtcttctagtccaaggcaccggggaaaatatctcctggagtgctgtatccaggcctgacatgatgcctggtccatatcctcgcatgcctccttccagatgctggatgtctagtaattctgtggagtaacagtttcagttttacatgtacagtattgatgtttttctcattagagtatggtacacctacaaaacttagtgtgagggaactgtactaacccattctcatcaatatgtcattatgatgcttgctacagtgtagcggctcaggctgaacccgttgtccagcttccctcagggtcattccatggttgatcacatgatccactattgtagctccgatgacatcagtaattctatttcttcttacccttcctccttcctcttcatctcctcgtcctcttcctcctgcttcctcatgtcctcatcctcctctaattctctctcttctcagtctccttctccctccattgttctccacactgaagcttacctgtggcttatttacagatctcatgctgattgcaaagtgaactaatgatgtaaaacagttctcacatgtgacagtgtagccagacagttggcaaaatagtgtaaataccagccataaatgtgtgtagttttactaggagtgtgttgatcatttggaagttgtgtgtaaagcagtgagttgtgtttacagttcagcaaaaagagtgctgtgaagtggattatatttatacaattgcaaattgtatgttacaaaagtgcaaattgagtgtaaagcagtttttttgcttttagttttgcaaactcagtgagtgattttgttaaaactattaatagttttagaaattgtgctataagaatcagtgttagtgtttaagcaatcagaaaaaactgtaatgttagcatgtagcatatagcctaaCAAATAGTTGGCAAGTAGCTGCCAAATGAATGACAACTTGATGAGGAAACCATATGGTTCATGGTCGTTCGTAGTCTTCTTCAAAACTTTGaagatataaatactattgtattataatgttatctaaatactatatatcatcataatttttttttttttttacagttttgtaggtgtaccatactctaatgagaaaaacaacaatactgtacatgtaaaactgaaactgttactccacagaattactagacatccagcatctggaaggaggcatgcgaggatatggaccaggcatcatgtcaggcctggatacggcactccaggagacatgttccccggtgccttggactagaagacattgcatgagacgatgaaattctgtggccggacccagagagacaatgagactgattttctctctctctctctctttcagtgaaattgtatgttttcttgtgtttgttttgatgtgtgtgaataaacattcatacttgaaatttgaatccctgtgtgtttatagaactatttatgacaaaagtttgacctcacatggacagaccttgtgcacagagaaagcagaagccagatgtgttttcagttaataccatcagtgtgtagttggcacattgtgtgcttagtaatatgatggtttgtgttaactgtgtggtacaaaaatacaatttttacaaaggtttgaagagttaagcaagatgtattagcttttgcaagagatctacaatgttttgctgatttggtgtaaggtttttttatttgtgtgtagagttttgcacaaatagccaatagttacagaaatgtgcttaagcaatcagaaaaaactgtaaatattaacctaaccctaaccctgtcCCTACAaaaatgccccgcattgactttctatggagacagttttccgtggtgcctgcacgtaatttcactacaTTTCGTGTCGGTGCCATGTAATTCAGTGTTACAGTTTTTGGCAACACCTCCACTCGAGGAGCAGATGTTGCACTGAAAAGAGTCGTCTCTGGGTTCGTAACACCGAAATATGTTACCAAGACCAAGATTTAAAATCTCAAGGTGCTTAAAGGACTGAGCCAGTTGGGATATGTCTGAGTCAGGACACCAGCTACTTTAGAGAACACAAATGCAACAGTTGCTGAGAAACACTGTGGacatgtaaaaagaaaaatctataaatttttaataattaaaaacaaaagatagAAATAGTTCTTTTCATGACAACTGTACAGGGGTGAAAATTCACATAAATCAGAATTTTAGAATTTTTACATTTGTCATACAAAGATGCAAAACAAACTCATCTTTGAGCCTATTAATGTGAGAAACCTTGTCCACTCTGCCTGATTCTGTTGCTACTGAGTCAAAGAGAAGTGTCTCATCAGGACAGAGACACTCGTCACCGTGTGGATGGGGCCTAAACCTCTCACACAAGCACCATACCCTTATTTGACCATGTTTGAAAAATGTgtgaagtgaagaaaaaaattattatattattcttTGCAATCCTTTTAAAACCACTTCATGACCAAGATGACTTGGCAAATTATGTTctcatatttaaaaatgaactGACATCCAGCTCTCATAATCATGATGAATAGACATGTAGTATAAACAACTTAAAATGATATAAAACAAATATCATATTCAGTTGTTTGTCAGAGAAAAGATACAATTTCTGTTAGAGCCTAAAAAGTGTAAGTATTCTGAATCTGATCATTTTAACCCAGGCCAAGTTTTTATTTGGATAACTCTCATTCTCTCAGCAGCTTTGTGCTTTACTTCAGTCAGAGGAGATTGCATAGATAAGACTGCTGCAGAGCACTTGGTTGTTTAAACAGCTcccattttctcttttttatttgtagAAAAACAAGTACTTGAGTCCTGAGCCTAAACAAACTGAACTTGGATTAAAATTTCAACATCCCAATTTACAAGACATACAGGAGGTGATACAGGATTTAATAGGATAGTCTGAAAAGGAAAACTCACACTGACCCTTCCAGGCTGCAGTTAGCTATGCACAGCTAACATAATTTTCAATGTCAATGTGTTTGCCCCTTTTTATGACAACATATAACAGTGGGTGTTTAAAGAACTCATTATATCTTTATTTTACCTTTAATTTAGTTTAAGAGAAGTCATACAAAATAATCATCAATCATCAGACATGTCATCTGAAGTTaaagaaacataaataaaaattataCAGAGAATCCACTGGCAGGTTAAAGCAAGCATGCAAATCAACACAGTCATTACATTGCGTGCACCAGGAGTGTTACATGGTGGTGAATGTGTGAGATTATATGCTGGTTAGCGGCTGCACCATTAATTTAAGTTTTATAATAGAGAGCTAAGAATGTGAGATTATTCTGGTGCAATAGACAGGCCTGACTGTATCAGTTTAGTATACATTATAGTCAACACACTGTGGTGTAACTTTGCCAGCACTGGAGCAGCTGATACATGTAAAAGCTTTGTTGTTTGATTTGTAACAGCGGAATATGTCTGGAAGCTTGATTTGAGATCCGTCAGCCAGATCTGTCAGTGCCCTTTTTAATTCACTCTCTTTCAGGCCTtttttacagtctctgggaTTGAAGACTTTTTCAAACACAAAGGCATATGTACTCCATTGTCCAATGTTAATAAGATTGTTAATCGGGTTGATGATATTGTAACGATTGCAAATATTTGTACAAGTTGTGGGACAGGGGGAAGCATAAGAATAAATGACCAACATATCACCTTTAATACTGTCAAGGTTTAGGTCTTTCAAAACTCGCAGCTCAGCATGTTCAGGTTGCCCAACTTTGGCTAAAGCTAGTCTGAAGCCTCTGTACACACGACCCTTTAAAATTTCCCCCTCTACTTTATCTGGGGGGTTTTGCTGGAAGATTTCCTCCAGGTGAGCTAGGTTCCCTCCTTTAAGACTCACAGCCAGACTGAACATCCCAGATACACTGTACCTGTTAAAGAgtacacagcagaaaaaaaatatgataaCATGATGATATAGACAGAATACAATTTGATTCTTAACATTTTGGGAGTCTGAATTCATGCCTATCTATGCCTTACTTCTCAAAATGTTTCCCAGCCACACAGAACAACAGAAATTGGCAATACATGTTTGTGCTGAATATGCAGTGGTAGTCTTCTTTTGCCATCACTGACCAAACTAAAATCCTCCTGCCCTTCTTTGGGGACAATCCAAGGCTGATTTATCAGATAAATCAATCATATTAGGATAGAACCTATCCTAACATCTTTTATAAACATGATGACAGCTGTCATGGTAACTCATCAATTATTAGCTGTCATTAAAGGCATGAACTCTGGTGCCAAGGACTGTGATATTCCCACTGAACCAATAACAAAGGTTTTCAAAAACCAGAAAATAATAACTTACCTCTGCCTTAATCTTTGTATAAGATTTGCGAGCGTTGTTGTGTCCACAACAGCCACATATCCTTGAGCCAGCAGTAATACCAGAAACACAGTCATCCACAGCCTGGCCATCTGTACAAAGGTTAAATGAAGATACACATGTATTATTCATGTTCATTTCTACTTAAAATGTACATTGAGATGTTTTGTTCCATGTTATGCAGTATACCCTACCTCGAGAAAGGTCAGATCTCTGTTTTGGTGTGCTGAAAGAAGCAAGATGATGCCACAGTGAATGTAATCAGGGGCATTTTATAAATGTGAAAAATTAAACACGCCACACCCACAGAGTGCTGTGGTTATCTTGTTTGAACTTTACCTTAATTCCTGTTTTTGAAACAAGGAAGCTTTAGGAGAAAAGAACACAGTGTTATCACTTAGTCATAGTAACACTGCAGCAGAGCAATGAGGTTTAACACATTCTAAAACTTACATTCTTTAAACTCAAAGAAGATTGTTGATTGATTACCTAACTGTGAAATCAGTACAAACCAATATACGGCATTCTCCATTCTGATTGAGTGCATTAGTGGTCATAAATTAAAACCCTGTATACAAACAGCCTGTTTCATGTTGTGTAGGATCACCTAGGCCTGTctatataataatgtaaaatgaaagTGTTGTTAGGTGGGGGCTCTATATCAGCCTTAAATGCGAGTGCAGTTGCTGAGCTCTGtcatagactggtgacctgtccagagaAAGGCTCCAGCAGAGGCTATCCATGGACAGggttaatatataataatataatcatgGTAAAAAATGGATGAATGAAAACGAAATAAATACCTAACTAATAATAAGTAAGCCCAAATTAAAAGAACAAACAGCGTGTTTGAAGAGGTGCAGTGAAGTGCACAGCAAAGGACAGCCTATGGCCTAAAGTTCATGAGACTCACAACCTCAAGAAAAACCCTCATCTCAGCCTTATTGTCCAGGCTTTGGGCAGCTTTCTGCCTGTGGGGAGATATATTATATTATGAGTTTAATTGATTCCACATtggtagaagaagaaaaaacacccaTGTTGAGAAATCACCAGCAAACAAATAAGTtgcacaggaagtgtgtgttggtTATTTCGCAACTACTGCAGTGACTCTTATTCTGTAGTATTAACCCAACCCTGCCTTTTCATGGTGACTTTGCACCTTGAGGTTTGGTGTTGGCCAAAATACAGAAGCTGCTTCTAGTTCACTTTGTTGGAGAAGAAGACAGTTTTTGAGTAGAATgtcataaataatatttaaataaaatcatttttcaaaTGAAATGGCACACTGTGTAAAATGTAATGCAGTATGCAAAGAAAAGCTCTcaggtttaaaaataaaattaactttttgtattttgaataACATGGTCACTGTACCAAAAGTATGCATCACTATATTTATATACCTCTACCATAAAGATAGTGAATGTGACATCTAACTATGGCCAAGAATAAGAGCGCAGGACCTGAAAGAGATCAACCTTCACTCTGACTTGTTTTGTCTGACTTTTtgtaagtatgtaagtaagtacTCACATCACAGCCGATGACACAGGGATGACGAGGcggagattgtaggcaactacaagtgcctcgggttgtggctggacaacaagctggactggacattcTGTACAGATCAACtatacaagaagggccagagccgtctgtacttcATAGACCGGTA
Encoded proteins:
- the LOC114439922 gene encoding uncharacterized protein LOC114439922 — protein: MARLWMTVFLVLLLAQGYVAVVDTTTLANLIQRLRQRYSVSGMFSLAVSLKGGNLAHLEEIFQQNPPDKVEGEILKGRVYRGFRLALAKVGQPEHAELRVLKDLNLDSIKGDMLVIYSYASPCPTTCTNICNRYNIINPINNLINIGQWSTYAFVFEKVFNPRDCKKGLKESELKRALTDLADGSQIKLPDIFRCYKSNNKAFTCISCSSAGKVTPQCVDYNVY